A single window of Candidatus Methylomirabilota bacterium DNA harbors:
- a CDS encoding recombinase family protein, whose amino-acid sequence MGRSESAASHAAYIRVSTNRQDLEVQLPEIREHVGRRGWELVATYSDIASGAREDRASFQRLLAGATKRKFDVIVVQRFDRAARSVKQLVETLEHL is encoded by the coding sequence ATGGGTAGATCAGAGTCTGCCGCGAGCCATGCGGCCTACATCAGAGTTAGCACCAACAGGCAGGACCTTGAGGTCCAGCTCCCCGAGATCCGGGAGCACGTAGGCAGACGCGGCTGGGAACTGGTCGCGACCTACAGCGACATCGCGTCGGGGGCGCGGGAGGATCGGGCTAGCTTCCAGCGCCTCCTGGCGGGCGCGACGAAGCGGAAGTTCGACGTGATCGTCGTCCAGCGCTTTGACCGCGCCGCGCGGTCCGTCAAGCAACTCGTCGAGACCCTCGAGCATCTGTGA